A portion of the Misgurnus anguillicaudatus chromosome 16, ASM2758022v2, whole genome shotgun sequence genome contains these proteins:
- the wnt8a gene encoding protein Wnt-8a ORF1 has product MDHLCSKCLCLGSQQEGNIEESGVAHAAMNPCQLFASLVMSMCCHILSTTAWSVNNFLMTGPKAYLTYTSSVQAGAQSGIEECKHQFAWDRWNCPESALQLSTHNGLRIATRETAFVHAISAAGVMYTLTKNCSMGDFDNCGCDDSKVGKIGGRGWVWGGCSDNVDFGERIAKQFVDALENGHDSRAAVNLHNNEAGRLAVKATLKRTCKCHGVSGSCSIQTCWMQLADFREIGNYLKIKHDQARKLEMDKIRMRAGNSADNRGAIADTFSTVARTELIYMEDSPDYCTKNLSLGLHGTEGRECLQSGKNLSQWEKRSCRRLCHECGLKVEERKIETVSSCNCKFHWCCTVKCDTCTQTVTKYFCAKRNKSRRPHNHSRRRQHTRNR; this is encoded by the exons ATGGATCATCTGTGTAGCAAG TGTTTGTGCCTTGGATCTCAACAAGAAGGGAACATTGAAGAATCAGGGGTCGCTCACGCAGCAATGAACCCTTGCCAGCTTTTTGCATCGTTGGTGATGTCTATGTGCTGTCACATATTGTCGACAACAGCATG GTCAGTAAATAATTTCCTAATGACAGGACCAAag GCTTATCTTACATACACAAGCAGTGTGCAGGCAGGCGCACAAAGCGGTATTGAGGAATGTAAACATCAGTTTGCATGGGACAGGTGGAACTGTCCGGAAAGCGCACTCCAGTTATCCACGCACAACGGCCTCAGGATTG ccACCAGAGAAACCGCTTTTGTGCATGCTATAAGTGCTGCTGGAGTCATGTACACCTTAACCAAGAATTGCAGCATGGGAGACTTCGATAACTGTGGCTGTGACGACTCCAAGGTTGGAAAAATTG GTGGTCGTGGTTGGGTTTGGGGAGGCTGTAGTGACAATGTTGACTTTGGAGAAAGAATCGCCAAACAATTCGTCGATGCGCTGGAAAATGGTCACGACTCTCGCGCTGCAGTAAATCTGCATAACAACGAGGCTGGTCGACTG gCTGTCAAGGCAACACTCAAGAGAACCTGTAAGTGCCATGGTGTGTCTGGAAGCTGCAGTATTCAGACATGTTGGATGCAGCTCGCTGACTTCAGGGAGATCGGtaactatttgaaaatcaaGCATGACCAAGCACGGAAACTCGAGATGGACAAAATACGGATGAGAGCAGGAAACAGTGCCGACAATCGTGGCGCAATCGCGGACACGTTCAGCACTGTAGCGCGCACAGAGCTCATTTATATGGAAGATTCGCCAGACTACTGTACAAAGAACCTCAGCCTGGGACTGCATGGGACAGAAGGACGCGAATGTTTACAAAGCGGGAAAAATCTTTCCCAGTGGGAGAAAAGAAGCTGCAGGAGGCTCTGCCACGAATGTGGTCTGAAAGTAGAAGAGAGAAAGATAGAGACTGTGAGCAGTTGTAACTGCAAATTCCACTGGTGTTGCACAGTCAAATGCGACACATGCACTCAGACTGTTACGAAGTATTTTTGCGCAAAAAGGAATAAAAGCCGTCGACCGCACAACCATTCACGCAGAAGGCAACACACGCGTAATAGATGA
- the tmsb2 gene encoding thymosin beta, which yields MSDKPDLTEIAKFDKTKLKKTETKEKNPLPTKETIEQERKGDATP from the exons ATGTCTGACAAGCCAGACCTCACAGAAATCGCCAAGTTTGACAAAACCAAGCTGAAAAAGACAGAGACAAAAGAGAAGAACCCTCTGCCCACCAAAGAAA CTATTGAGCAGGAGAGGAAAGGAGACGCCACCCCATGA